The following are encoded together in the Microbacterium hatanonis genome:
- the tmk gene encoding dTMP kinase, whose product MTEVTSAGASPSGLFVTLEGGDGVGKTTQARLLEEWLAGQGRTVVRTREPGGTEVGVLIRDIVLHHRGDVAPRAEALLYAADRAHHIETVVRPAIARGEVVIQDRYLDSSVAYQGAGRVLDADEVRDLSLWAADGLLPQVTVLLDLDPTAARARLDADDKPFDRLEAEKHDFHARVRSAFLALAASEPERFLVLDASRPVDEIAAAIRERVSSVL is encoded by the coding sequence GTGACCGAGGTCACGTCGGCCGGAGCCTCTCCGTCCGGTCTGTTCGTCACGCTCGAGGGCGGCGACGGCGTCGGCAAGACGACGCAGGCGCGCCTGCTCGAGGAGTGGCTGGCGGGCCAGGGGCGCACGGTCGTCCGCACGCGCGAGCCGGGCGGCACCGAGGTCGGGGTGCTCATCCGCGACATCGTGCTGCACCACCGCGGCGACGTGGCGCCGCGCGCCGAGGCGCTGCTGTACGCCGCCGACCGCGCTCACCACATCGAGACGGTGGTGAGACCGGCGATCGCACGCGGCGAGGTCGTGATCCAAGACCGCTACCTCGACTCGTCGGTGGCGTACCAGGGCGCCGGCCGCGTGCTCGACGCGGATGAGGTGCGCGACCTGTCGCTGTGGGCCGCGGACGGTCTGCTGCCGCAGGTGACGGTGCTGCTCGATCTCGATCCGACCGCCGCCCGCGCCCGCCTCGACGCCGACGACAAGCCGTTCGACCGCCTCGAGGCCGAGAAGCACGACTTCCACGCCCGCGTACGGTCGGCCTTCCTCGCGCTCGCCGCGTCGGAACCGGAGCGCTTCCTCGTGCTCGACGCGTCCCGCCCTGTCGACGAGATCGCCGCCGCGATCCGCGAGCGCGTCTCATCCGTCCTGTGA
- a CDS encoding DNA polymerase III subunit delta', which yields MSGAVIDSVGVGAPWDAVWGQDEAVHALRTAASDPSALAHAWLITGPPGSGRSTLARAFGAALIAEPGDTAAMNQVLAGTHPDMTALRTEGVIISIKEARALVERSYFSPSLGRYRVIVMEDADRMAERTSNVLLKALEEPPERTVWVLCAPSDADLLPTIRSRVRVLRLREPEVDDVADLLVQRTGVDRAVAVESARHAQRHIGMAQRLATDADARARRAETLAAVLRVRGVGDAVEVAGQIVRVATDDAKALTAVRDEQERAALLRTMGVAEGAAVPPAVRGQVNQLEDDQKRRATRSLRDGIDRVLTDLQALYRDVVLLQFGRDHDLINPELATELRAVAADWSAARTLAVLDRIAVTRRNLEQNVAPLLALESMLITVANGSEP from the coding sequence ATGTCTGGTGCCGTGATCGACTCCGTGGGAGTCGGTGCGCCGTGGGACGCCGTGTGGGGCCAGGACGAGGCCGTGCACGCGCTGCGCACCGCAGCATCCGACCCCTCCGCCCTCGCGCACGCGTGGCTCATCACGGGGCCGCCGGGCTCCGGACGCTCGACGCTGGCCCGCGCCTTCGGGGCGGCGCTGATCGCCGAGCCCGGCGACACGGCGGCGATGAACCAGGTGCTCGCGGGAACGCACCCCGACATGACGGCTCTTCGCACCGAAGGCGTGATCATCTCGATCAAGGAGGCGCGCGCGCTCGTCGAGCGCTCGTACTTCTCGCCGTCGCTCGGCCGGTACCGCGTCATCGTGATGGAAGACGCCGACCGCATGGCCGAGCGCACCTCCAACGTTCTGCTCAAGGCGCTCGAGGAGCCCCCCGAGCGCACCGTGTGGGTGCTGTGCGCTCCCAGCGACGCCGATCTCCTGCCCACGATCCGATCGCGCGTGCGGGTGCTGCGCCTGCGCGAGCCCGAGGTCGACGACGTCGCCGACCTCCTCGTGCAGCGCACCGGTGTCGACCGGGCGGTCGCGGTGGAGTCGGCCCGGCACGCCCAGCGTCACATCGGCATGGCCCAGCGGCTCGCGACCGACGCCGACGCCCGCGCGCGGCGGGCCGAGACGCTCGCGGCCGTGCTGCGGGTACGCGGGGTGGGCGACGCGGTCGAGGTCGCGGGCCAGATCGTGCGAGTCGCGACCGACGACGCCAAGGCGCTCACCGCGGTCCGCGACGAGCAGGAGCGAGCGGCCCTGCTGCGCACGATGGGGGTCGCCGAGGGGGCTGCTGTTCCGCCCGCGGTGCGGGGGCAGGTCAACCAGCTCGAAGACGATCAGAAGCGACGCGCGACCCGCAGTCTGCGCGACGGCATCGATCGCGTTCTGACCGACCTGCAGGCGCTCTACCGCGACGTCGTGCTGCTGCAGTTCGGTCGCGACCACGACCTGATCAACCCCGAGCTCGCCACCGAGCTGCGTGCGGTGGCGGCCGACTGGTCGGCCGCGCGCACCCTGGCGGTGCTCGACCGGATCG